A section of the Malania oleifera isolate guangnan ecotype guangnan chromosome 2, ASM2987363v1, whole genome shotgun sequence genome encodes:
- the LOC131148495 gene encoding transmembrane emp24 domain-containing protein p24beta2, producing the protein MEIWSWRCVVIALVALLWIAEAAAAIRFVIDREECFTHEVEYEGDNVHVSFVVIKSDAAWHFGHDGVDLVIKGPSGDQIHDFRDKTSEKHEFMAARKGLYRFCFTNKSPYHETIDFDIHISHFSHFDQHAKDEHVKPLMEQIEKLEVALYDIQFEQHWLEAETDRQALVTEALSKRAVHKAVFEAAALIGVSILQVYLLQRLFERKLGTSRV; encoded by the exons ATGGAAATATGGAGCTGGAGATGCGTAGTGATTGCGCTGGTGGCGCTTTTGTGGATCGCGGAAGCAGCAGCTGCGATTCGATTTGTGATCGACAGGGAAGAGTGTTTCACTCATGAGGTTGAGTATGAAGGCGACAATGTTCATGTTTCTTTTGTTGTGATTAAGTCTGACGCGGCCTGGCATTTCGGCCACGACGGAGTGGATCTTGTG ATTAAGGGGCCTTCAGGTGATCAGATTCATGATTTCCGAGACAAGACCAGTGAGAAGCACGAGTTCATGGCTGCCAGAAAAGGCCTTTACCGCTTCTGCTTTACTAACAAGTCCCCTTATCATGAAACCATTGACTTTGACATACATATAAGCCATTTCTCGCACTTTGATCAGCATGCAAAGGATG AGCATGTCAAGCCCTTGATGGAACAGATTGAAAAGTTGGAAGTTGCTCTTTATGATATTCAGTTTGAGCAACACTGGTTAGAAGCTGAGACAGACCGCCAGGCATTAG TTACTGAAGCACTGAGCAAGAGAGCAGTCCACAAGGCAGTATTTGAGGCGGCTGCACTCATCGGGGTTAGCATCCTCCAAGTCTACCTCCTGCAGCGCCTGTTTGAGCGGAAGCTTGGTACATCCAGAGTTTAG